Part of the Imperialibacter roseus genome, TGGCTGCTTTCGGCCCTCCGGAGACAAGCGCTTGTGCCACTATGTGTTAAGCGCTTATGCCGGTACCTGATAAGCGCTTGTGTGGGTACCTGATAAGCGCTTGTCTCACCCCCTCATAAGCGCTTAACACGAGACGAATAACAGCAAGACCTGCAACGAATAAGCGCTATACATGAGGCGGATAAGCGCAATACACCCACCAGGGTTTGAAAAGTTCGATTCCTGGCAATAGAGGCAGGTTTTGGTGGGGACTGCGAAAGAGAAATCATTGACCGGAATAGTGGGCAAGACTGGTAAAACAGTCCTGTTGGCTGCGATATGTAATAGGATTAAACCATTTCTCCTGGTAGAAAAGCCAGTCCGCTCACAGCATCGAATAAATTATCACCGGAAGTGACAATTATGACGATTTTTATATATTACCAACTCATAACTGTTACATAACCTATCCGTCAGGCAAATGAACCGACCAGTCAACGTAAAAAATCTTTCTTTCCTTCTATTAGTTTGCTTTATCGGGCTTGGCTTCACTGCCAGCAGCCAGTCTATCCGAGGTGATACCCTCGGCCTTGTGAACAAGCCCATGACATTCTACTTCACTTACAGGGCCGAGCCTTTCACCGACCTGTCGTACATGCATTTCAAATTCAGGGAGGTCAACGACCATCAGCTCATGAACAGCTACTACAAATACCAAAAGACCCACAAGGCCACCCGAATTACCAGCGCTGCTGGCGCCTTCCTGATTGGTTTTGCCGGCGCGGCATTGCTCCTCAACACCCGACGACAGGAATTCGACAAGCCGCCCATGTACGCCCTGCTGGGCACAGGCATAGTTACTACCGGTGTTTCAATATGGCTGGAACGGAAATCAATCAAACATGCCCGCAAGGTGGTAGGGCGGTACAATGGTTTGGTGAGGTAGGGAGTTTTAACGAGGAGAATATGAGTGCCCTACTTGAATTAAGTAGTGATAATCTGAAAACGTCGATTGTGCCAGTTAATGGCTTTTCGCTTTAAAAGCCAAAGTGATTGAGTGTGTGCTGATTTTTGAAATCTCCACCACCTTCCCTGTCAAATGTTGTCTTTAGATTGACTTCGGCGGATTGTAGCACAATATTCGAGGCTTTCAGCTGCTCAGAACAATCCTCATCAAAGAGATTAACACCCTGCGATTAAATCACATCACCGAAAAAGCACAATTAGCGATACTTAATTTTACTTAAAATGAAATCTATAAGCCTGCTTCACCAGGCTCATTAGATAATCCAGATCGTCATTTGTGCCAATGGCGGCTTCGTAGTCTCCGATTCCCCAATGTCCAATATCTGACACATCACGGAACATTTCTTTAGGATCATCCAAATTGCCGGATTTTAAGTTAACTCTTACCTTCAGTTGTTTCTTCTGAATTTCAATATCGGTTATGTACTTTTTGTTTGACTTGAAGTTAATCCAGTGCTTCACTGGGCTTAATTCAAAATCTCCTAGTTCCAATATTCTGTCCTTTATCGTTTGGTAGAGTTCCTGAATTTCAGGTCTTCCTTTTACGATATGGTCTTGTTCGGTATACACCACAATCTCTTTGCTCACCTGTTCTGCCCTATCGTCATTTGAGCTGATGGTTTTTACACTTTCCTGGCTCATTGATTTGTGCTGGTTGAGGATGATGGTATCATTGGAATACTGCTTGATTTCCCAAAGCTCAAACGGCAAGTCCTTGAACTCAATACTTTGCTTCTGGTAGGTCGTAAATGAGGGCGAAATGAAAATAACCCTTGACTGACTCCAATCTACATCGTCCTTCTTCAGCGACTTATTGGT contains:
- a CDS encoding DUF5655 domain-containing protein produces the protein MDLYKLNKTKLEEVKNVPFQLEKDIQSLVEENIQVLFGLEFVKTEFQLNGLRIDTLGFDQQSKSFVIIEYKKGKSYSVIDQGYSYLSLLLNNKADFILEYLERTNKSLKKDDVDWSQSRVIFISPSFTTYQKQSIEFKDLPFELWEIKQYSNDTIILNQHKSMSQESVKTISSNDDRAEQVSKEIVVYTEQDHIVKGRPEIQELYQTIKDRILELGDFELSPVKHWINFKSNKKYITDIEIQKKQLKVRVNLKSGNLDDPKEMFRDVSDIGHWGIGDYEAAIGTNDDLDYLMSLVKQAYRFHFK